GCAtgaatgaaataaattaaattaattaatcttaggATTAGGAAAAACTATTGAGAAGCAATTAGTTTGGAGTTAATTAAAACTTCGTCCAAACGCCTAAAAATTTCCATCTTCAGCCTCTAACTCGACCAACCTCTCGACGATAACATCCGATGCAATTGTAACAACCTCCGACAAATTCCTAAATACCACACGAAATGAAAAATGGTAAGTTAAATCAgcaacttaataaaaaatacataaataatatatggaacagaaatgataataaaaaaatatgatagaaaattaaaattacccTCTGTAGGAATCGAACGTGAGTCCAACGATATCTTTAGCTTCTTGGAGAGCCCGTCGAAACCTATGGATTTCATCATCAGAACATGTCAGCCTCTCGATCGTAACATCAAGTTGTGAAGGTTTGATGTCGCAAAATATTGGTATGACTCTCTTCCTAGACTCCATTATAAGAGCAAGCTCGTGGAGACAAAAATAAGAG
The nucleotide sequence above comes from Camelina sativa cultivar DH55 unplaced genomic scaffold, Cs unpScaffold04350, whole genome shotgun sequence. Encoded proteins:
- the LOC104774657 gene encoding TMV resistance protein N-like, which codes for TLLYDNLRSRNLRPFLDCKNMKPGDKLFDHINSAILTSKVAVTVFSPNYCDSYFCLHELALIMESRKRVIPIFCDIKPSQLDVTIERLTCSDDEIHRFRRALQEAKDIVGLTFDSYRGNLSEVVTIASDVIVERLVELEAEDGNF